The following are encoded together in the Parabacteroides chongii genome:
- the rsxA gene encoding electron transport complex subunit RsxA codes for MEYILIFIAAVFVNNVVLAQFLGICPFLGVSKKVETAAGMGAAVTFVLTIATIVTFLVQKYVLDKFGLGFMQTISFILIIAALVQMVEIILKKVSPALYQALGVFLPLITTNCCILGVAILVIQKEYNLLESVVYAISTAIGFALALVIFAGIREQLALTRVPEGMKGTPIALITAGLLAMAFMGFSGIV; via the coding sequence ATGGAATATATACTAATATTTATCGCAGCCGTATTTGTCAACAATGTCGTGTTGGCACAGTTCCTGGGTATATGCCCGTTCCTCGGTGTATCGAAGAAAGTGGAAACTGCGGCAGGTATGGGGGCAGCCGTTACATTCGTGCTTACCATCGCAACCATTGTCACTTTCCTGGTACAGAAATATGTCCTGGATAAATTCGGATTAGGTTTTATGCAGACAATCAGTTTTATCCTGATCATTGCCGCATTGGTTCAAATGGTCGAGATCATCCTGAAAAAAGTGTCTCCGGCTCTTTACCAGGCACTTGGGGTATTCCTTCCATTGATTACCACCAACTGCTGTATCCTGGGTGTCGCCATCCTCGTAATACAAAAAGAGTATAATTTATTGGAATCTGTTGTATATGCAATATCAACAGCTATTGGATTTGCGCTAGCTTTAGTTATCTTTGCAGGGATTAGAGAACAGTTGGCTTTGACACGTGTTCCCGAAGGTATGAAAGGTACCCCTATTGCGCTGATAACTGCCGGTTTACTGGCTATGGCGTTTATGGGATTCTCCGGAATCGTATAA